The Bacteroidota bacterium genome has a segment encoding these proteins:
- the fabG gene encoding 3-oxoacyl-[acyl-carrier-protein] reductase — MGLLQGKTALITGAARGIGKSIALAFATEGADIAFSDLSVDENVKALEGELLSMGIKAKGYASDAGSFEKSEELVQQVLQDFGKIDILVNNAGITRDNLLMRMTENDWDLIMKVNLKSVFNLTKAVQRAMIKQRSGSIINMSSVVGVNGNAGQSNYSASKAGIIGFTKSIAHELGSRNIRCNAIAPGFIETEMTHKLPEDVRVKWISEIPLQRGGTPDDVANTALFLASDLSSYVTGQVVSVCGGMNR, encoded by the coding sequence ATGGGACTATTACAAGGAAAAACTGCTTTGATTACCGGAGCCGCCAGAGGCATCGGGAAATCCATTGCCCTGGCCTTCGCAACAGAAGGAGCTGATATTGCTTTCTCCGACCTTTCTGTGGATGAAAATGTGAAAGCACTCGAAGGCGAATTGCTATCCATGGGCATTAAAGCCAAAGGCTATGCCTCCGACGCCGGATCCTTTGAGAAGAGCGAGGAGTTGGTTCAACAGGTGTTACAGGATTTTGGTAAAATCGATATCCTGGTAAACAATGCCGGCATTACCCGCGACAACCTGTTAATGAGAATGACTGAAAACGACTGGGATCTGATCATGAAGGTAAACCTGAAATCCGTTTTCAATCTTACCAAGGCCGTTCAGAGGGCTATGATCAAACAACGTTCCGGCTCTATCATTAATATGAGTTCTGTGGTGGGCGTGAATGGAAATGCAGGGCAATCAAACTATTCGGCCAGTAAAGCCGGTATTATTGGATTTACAAAATCAATTGCTCATGAATTGGGATCCAGGAATATACGTTGTAACGCTATCGCACCCGGATTCATCGAAACAGAAATGACCCACAAGCTTCCTGAAGATGTAAGAGTAAAATGGATCAGTGAAATTCCGCTGCAACGTGGAGGCACTCCGGATGATGTTGCGAATACTGCATTATTCCTTGCAAGCGACCTTTCATCCTATGTTACCGGACAGGTTGTCAGCGTTTGCGGAGGAATGAACCGTTAA
- the glgP gene encoding alpha-glucan family phosphorylase — translation MNNHPIKKPDFLFEVSWEICNKVGGIYTVLSTKALTLANELKDNYILIGPDVWKETREHPDFIEDPYIFVSWKEKARKSGLNIRIGRWNVAGQPIVILVDFTPYFSLKDTIFFEFWEKYKLDSLSGQWDYIEPALFGYAAGRVIESFYEYNISASDRVVAQFHEWMTGTGVLYLKEAVPQAGTIFTTHATVMGRSIAGNGLPLYRDMDKFDISRLARDFGIYSKFSLEKTAAALADCFTTVSSITARECQRFLARDCDVITVNGFDDSIVPDEQGLSEKRAEARHKIFSVVRGLLNQDIDENSLLVLNSGRYEFKNKGIDLYIDALGRINREKSMNRQVLAVISVPAHHSGKRKELLQRMKNPDYSNPVTREYLTHHLFDEYSDPILNRIQANNLNNSPDDLVKIVFIPAYLDGMDGIINLKYYDFLTGFDLSVFPSYYEPWGYTPLESAAFHIPSITTNLAGFGLWVQTQDQGSHEGIKIIDRTGQDESAVEAIRSTIHEFSELSGEQMHLARESAFRISQNALWSNFIKNYQDAYHLAIAKAAEREALFRGKQQQYHFFEVRETQKIEPHWKKIEVKSDIPPVLEGLQSISMNLWWSWNCDATELFETLDPVYWEECGHNPIMLLESLSYERWKELSEDQEYIEKLKKVYDRFQIYMKKADTKPDGLIAYFSMEYGLHESMKIYSGGLGVLAGDYLKQASDSNKNLLAIGLLYRYGYFQQEFSAFGEQISTYIAQDFSKLPLNLVKNNEGKWVKVSIALPGRTLYARVWRLDVGRIPLYLLDADIPENTEKDRTITHQLYGGDTEMRLKQELLLGVGGIRFLNQVGFKPDVYHSNEGHSAFIGIERLHRLVKERKLTFAEALEVVRSSTLFTTHTPVPAGHDYFSEDLLRTYIPHYAERLNISWDDFMALGRFDPSNGNERFSMSVLAVKLSQEVNGVSKIHGAVSREMFSSLFPGYYKDELHITHVTNGVHLPTWTARQFRKLYDNEFGAKFMQDQSNPAYWRKIHQVPSETIWKIRMELKTRMIEFLKERITKEMTDRQDPPKIVFQAVEALNPKALTFGFARRFATYKRAHLLFNNLGRLAAVMNHPDRPVQIIFAGKAHPNDKAGQDLIKRIIEITKMPEFIGKIFFVENYDMHVARMLTHGVDVWLNTPTRPMEASGTSGEKAVMNGVLNLSVLDGWWAEGYKPGAGWAIKENKTYENQHFQDELDAETIYNLMEDEILPLYYKLDAKGLPSEWIAGVKNCISEIAWNFTMKRMLDEYFEKFYNPLIARSRLMKENNCLHAVELASWKEHIRREWNYLEVLSVKLPDTSRYNMKLGDEFKAEIKVKTNGINASHIGIDAIFGYRVSNAIPVPLFVKQLQLANAYKHEATFECSFPMEYAGLLDYAFRIYPTHPLLAHRQEIPLLTWA, via the coding sequence ATGAATAACCATCCTATCAAAAAGCCTGATTTTCTTTTTGAAGTTAGCTGGGAAATTTGCAACAAAGTAGGCGGAATTTATACTGTTCTTTCTACTAAAGCTTTGACACTTGCCAATGAACTTAAAGATAATTACATTCTTATCGGTCCCGATGTCTGGAAGGAAACACGTGAACATCCTGATTTTATTGAAGATCCTTATATTTTTGTTTCCTGGAAAGAAAAAGCCAGGAAGTCAGGGCTTAACATCAGGATCGGCCGATGGAATGTAGCCGGACAACCCATTGTAATTCTTGTGGATTTTACACCATATTTCTCTTTAAAAGACACCATTTTTTTTGAGTTTTGGGAGAAATATAAACTCGATTCTCTCTCAGGACAATGGGACTATATCGAGCCTGCTTTGTTCGGGTATGCAGCCGGCAGGGTTATTGAGAGTTTCTATGAATATAATATTTCTGCCAGCGACCGGGTAGTGGCGCAATTTCATGAATGGATGACCGGTACCGGAGTCTTGTATCTTAAGGAAGCTGTTCCCCAGGCAGGGACTATTTTCACAACCCACGCAACGGTGATGGGCCGGTCGATTGCAGGTAACGGCCTCCCGTTGTACAGGGATATGGATAAGTTTGATATTAGCAGGCTGGCAAGGGATTTCGGTATATATTCAAAATTTTCTCTTGAGAAAACAGCTGCTGCCCTGGCTGACTGTTTTACTACAGTTAGTAGCATAACTGCGCGGGAATGCCAGCGTTTTCTTGCAAGAGACTGTGATGTTATTACCGTAAACGGGTTTGACGATTCAATTGTACCGGATGAACAAGGGCTTTCAGAGAAAAGAGCTGAAGCCAGACATAAAATATTTAGCGTAGTCCGTGGACTTCTGAATCAGGATATTGATGAGAACAGCTTGCTGGTGTTGAATAGCGGACGCTATGAATTCAAAAACAAAGGGATAGATCTTTATATCGATGCTTTAGGTCGTATTAACCGGGAAAAATCTATGAACCGCCAGGTGCTGGCTGTCATTTCCGTCCCGGCTCATCATTCGGGGAAACGAAAGGAATTGCTTCAAAGAATGAAGAATCCCGATTATTCCAATCCTGTTACCAGGGAATATCTGACACATCACCTTTTTGATGAGTACTCCGATCCTATCCTGAACCGAATACAGGCCAACAATCTCAATAATTCCCCTGACGATCTGGTGAAGATTGTATTTATTCCAGCTTATCTCGATGGAATGGATGGCATCATCAACCTGAAATATTATGATTTCCTGACGGGTTTTGATCTTAGTGTTTTCCCATCCTATTATGAACCCTGGGGGTATACTCCGCTTGAAAGTGCGGCATTCCATATACCTTCTATAACTACTAATCTTGCAGGATTTGGACTGTGGGTGCAAACACAGGATCAGGGATCTCATGAAGGGATAAAGATAATTGACCGCACCGGCCAGGATGAATCGGCCGTCGAAGCCATTCGTAGTACTATCCATGAGTTTTCGGAATTATCCGGTGAGCAGATGCATTTGGCCAGGGAAAGTGCTTTTAGGATTTCTCAAAATGCTTTGTGGTCGAATTTTATCAAGAATTACCAGGATGCTTATCATCTTGCCATAGCTAAGGCTGCTGAGAGAGAAGCCCTTTTCAGGGGTAAGCAGCAACAATACCACTTTTTTGAAGTCCGGGAAACACAAAAAATAGAACCACACTGGAAGAAAATTGAAGTTAAATCGGATATCCCTCCTGTATTGGAAGGCTTACAATCAATTTCGATGAACCTCTGGTGGTCGTGGAATTGTGATGCAACCGAGTTGTTCGAAACGCTGGATCCGGTTTATTGGGAAGAATGCGGTCATAATCCCATCATGCTCCTCGAATCTTTATCGTACGAAAGGTGGAAGGAGCTTTCTGAAGATCAGGAATATATTGAGAAACTGAAGAAAGTATACGACCGATTCCAGATCTATATGAAAAAGGCTGATACAAAGCCTGATGGACTGATTGCATACTTCAGTATGGAATATGGATTGCATGAATCAATGAAGATATACAGCGGTGGTTTGGGAGTCCTTGCCGGAGATTACCTGAAACAAGCCAGCGATTCCAATAAAAATCTACTTGCAATAGGATTGCTATACCGGTATGGGTATTTCCAGCAGGAGTTCTCCGCTTTTGGAGAGCAGATTTCCACATATATTGCACAGGATTTTTCCAAATTGCCTCTGAATCTTGTAAAAAACAATGAGGGAAAATGGGTTAAAGTAAGCATTGCTTTGCCTGGCAGAACATTGTATGCCAGAGTGTGGCGACTTGACGTAGGCCGGATCCCTTTGTATTTGCTTGATGCTGATATACCCGAAAATACGGAAAAGGACCGTACAATTACCCATCAATTATATGGAGGCGATACGGAAATGCGTCTCAAACAGGAGTTGCTCCTGGGTGTTGGTGGAATCCGTTTTCTGAATCAGGTGGGTTTCAAACCCGATGTGTATCATAGCAATGAAGGCCATTCCGCTTTTATTGGCATTGAAAGGCTTCACCGTTTGGTTAAGGAAAGAAAACTGACTTTTGCGGAAGCATTGGAAGTAGTACGTTCCTCCACCTTGTTTACTACCCATACCCCGGTTCCTGCAGGTCATGATTATTTCTCGGAGGATCTGCTCAGAACCTATATCCCTCATTATGCAGAGCGTTTAAACATCTCCTGGGACGATTTTATGGCTCTTGGACGATTCGATCCCTCCAATGGCAATGAACGGTTTTCCATGAGCGTTCTGGCTGTTAAACTTTCCCAGGAAGTGAACGGAGTCAGTAAAATTCATGGGGCAGTATCAAGGGAAATGTTTTCCAGCCTTTTTCCTGGATATTATAAGGATGAACTTCATATTACTCATGTGACAAACGGGGTTCACCTTCCAACCTGGACAGCCCGGCAGTTCAGAAAGCTTTACGATAATGAGTTCGGGGCCAAATTTATGCAAGATCAGTCCAACCCTGCTTATTGGCGCAAGATACACCAGGTTCCTTCCGAGACTATCTGGAAAATCAGGATGGAATTAAAAACAAGAATGATAGAATTCCTGAAGGAAAGGATTACCAAAGAAATGACCGATCGTCAGGATCCGCCTAAAATTGTCTTTCAGGCTGTGGAGGCTCTCAACCCTAAAGCTCTGACGTTTGGTTTTGCCAGGCGATTTGCTACGTATAAAAGAGCTCACCTTTTATTTAATAATCTTGGAAGGCTTGCAGCCGTTATGAATCATCCCGACCGGCCAGTGCAAATAATATTTGCCGGAAAGGCACATCCAAACGATAAAGCCGGGCAGGATCTTATAAAACGTATTATTGAGATCACCAAAATGCCGGAATTCATTGGTAAGATTTTCTTTGTTGAAAATTATGATATGCATGTTGCCAGGATGCTGACCCATGGAGTTGATGTGTGGTTGAATACTCCGACCCGGCCAATGGAGGCATCCGGTACCAGTGGTGAAAAGGCAGTTATGAATGGTGTGCTGAATCTAAGTGTGTTGGATGGCTGGTGGGCCGAAGGATATAAACCCGGAGCAGGTTGGGCAATCAAGGAAAATAAAACCTATGAAAACCAACATTTCCAGGATGAACTGGATGCCGAAACCATATACAATCTCATGGAAGATGAGATTTTACCCCTTTATTACAAGCTTGATGCAAAAGGACTTCCCTCTGAATGGATTGCAGGCGTAAAAAACTGTATCTCCGAAATAGCCTGGAACTTCACGATGAAACGAATGCTGGATGAGTATTTTGAGAAATTCTATAACCCGCTCATTGCCAGAAGCAGGCTTATGAAGGAAAACAACTGTTTGCATGCAGTGGAGCTGGCTTCCTGGAAAGAACATATACGTAGAGAATGGAATTATCTTGAGGTCTTGTCAGTTAAACTTCCCGACACATCCCGGTACAATATGAAACTTGGTGATGAGTTTAAAGCAGAAATTAAAGTCAAAACCAACGGGATCAATGCAAGCCACATCGGTATTGACGCTATTTTCGGTTACAGAGTAAGCAATGCAATACCTGTGCCTTTGTTCGTAAAACAATTGCAACTTGCCAACGCCTATAAACATGAAGCTACTTTTGAATGCTCATTTCCAATGGAATATGCCGGATTGCTTGATTATGCCTTCAGGATCTATCCGACACATCCCTTACTGGCTCACCGGCAGGAAATTCCGCTGTTAACCTGGGCTTAA
- a CDS encoding SDR family oxidoreductase, with protein MDFQVRDKWFLVTGAGSGLGRAVAERLLAEDACVIACARNLHDFPEHEKLMLIPGDVRDPEIIGSLLNSASQKDIRGVFINAGGPPARTFLETTTEDWDEAYRLLFRWKVELVHGLLPHFIRRRFGRIVFSESISVKQPVENLVLSNSLRMAVVGLAKTISEEYAPQGITVNVMAPGYHDTAAIDRLFLKKSQQTGKSTEHYREQIVKEINVGKLGDPDEFAILALWLLSPLSAYITGQTLSVDGGTVRYSMG; from the coding sequence ATGGATTTTCAGGTAAGGGATAAGTGGTTTCTGGTTACCGGAGCAGGTTCGGGGTTGGGTAGGGCTGTGGCAGAACGCTTGTTGGCAGAGGATGCATGTGTTATTGCCTGTGCGCGCAATCTTCATGATTTCCCGGAACATGAAAAACTGATGCTCATCCCCGGTGATGTTCGCGATCCGGAGATTATCGGCTCATTGCTCAATTCTGCTTCCCAAAAGGATATACGGGGCGTTTTTATTAATGCCGGAGGACCTCCTGCCAGAACTTTCCTGGAAACAACTACAGAAGATTGGGATGAGGCTTACAGACTACTGTTTCGTTGGAAAGTGGAACTCGTGCACGGTTTGTTACCGCATTTCATTAGAAGACGCTTTGGTCGGATTGTTTTCAGCGAAAGCATTTCTGTTAAACAACCGGTGGAAAACCTGGTGCTTAGCAATTCCCTGCGTATGGCTGTTGTAGGCCTTGCCAAAACAATTTCAGAGGAATATGCACCACAGGGAATCACAGTGAATGTCATGGCTCCGGGGTATCATGATACTGCTGCCATTGATAGATTATTCCTGAAAAAGAGTCAACAAACCGGCAAGAGCACTGAGCATTACCGTGAGCAGATTGTTAAAGAAATTAATGTTGGCAAATTGGGAGATCCGGACGAGTTTGCCATCCTTGCTCTCTGGTTATTGTCGCCGCTGTCAGCCTATATTACAGGACAAACTCTGTCGGTGGATGGCGGAACTGTAAGGTATTCAATGGGTTAA